DNA sequence from the Selenomonas timonae genome:
AACACGCGGATACTGCGGGAGCGCTGACCATGACCAGTCCACGCCGAGTTCCTTTGCCGCCTGCTTAGAGATAGCAATGACACGAGCCTCAAGCGATACCTGCCGTGGAGCGACATCGAGTGCGGAGATAATTTCGCGCACGGAAAGAGCCTCAGATTCTGTCCCATAAAAGAGAAGCGTATTCGTTGCCCGATCGACGAGCACACGCCGCTGGGTATCAGAATCTGAGCCCTCATTCCATCTCTCTTCGTTATTTTTCGACACTATTGCCCGTTTTCCTTCACCTGTTAGGGATAAATTTGCAGCATGTGCCAATTCCTCCGGGTCGGCATAGCGCACGGTGTAGACGTGCACGCGCCGATTCTCCGTGCGTGCGTCTGCAGAAAGTGCAAGAAAGACCGAACCGTGCCGCTCGATGTGAATGCCGCGTGCGGCAGCCACGAGGCGCAGAACCTCCTCGCCCTCGCCTGTCAGATGCGCTGTCACCGCCCCCGCCACACCGTCGTCAACGATGAGGGGGATATTCGCCATGCGTGCAACAGCAAGCAGAACGGCACGCACATCGCCGCCCGTCACGTCGATCGTCACGGGTGCAGCGGCGGCAGGAACGGAGAGGAGGAGTGTCCACACAAGAGCTGCTGCTGTCATCCATCGTTTCATACAGTTCTACTCCCTCGCTACCGTGATGCTGCCCGACATCGTCTCCAATGTCGCAGATGTGTCCGTCAGTCCTCGGAGGGTATGTCCCTCCCACGTCTCTCCAACGCTCAGTGCCGCACCCTCTGTCCCCTTGCCGAGGATGGCGATGCGCACGCCGTTCGCATCCGTCACCACACCGCGCAGGACGAGCGGCGCGGGAGGAGGTGCGGGAGGAGTGCTTGCAGGTGAAGGCTGTGCCAGTGAAACAGACTGCAGCGGTGGATGTCCGTCACCCTTGGAATTTTCTATAGCAGGAGAAGTCTCCGCAATCGTCTCATGCGCGTACGAAAAAGGATTGCGCAGCGGCATTTTCTGCGCCGCTGCAGAAAGTCCTGCAATCTCCGTTGCTGACTGCGGCACAGGCTCCTGTTGAAGTGTGACGACAGTCTCCGTATCATCTGTCCACAGGAGCGCAATGCCGCTGATTCCGCCCAAAAGAAATGCACCAATGAGTACCATCTGTCGCGCAGACAATTCGCGCAGACGCGCACGCCACATTTCGATCACAAGAACCTCCCGCTATTTCCTAACACACAGAAAGGGACTGCCGCAGCAGCCCCTCCCCTCATGAAGGCATCCACCTTCGAAAATTTATCCCTTCAGCGCCTGAAGCTTCGGCCCCATGATCCGCTTGTACGCCTCCACACCCGGCTGATCGAATGCGTCCACATCCGCGAGCTCGCCCTCGTAGGCGACAGACATCGCAAGCAGGTAGAGCAGCTCGCCGAGATGGTACGGCGTCAGCTCCGGCAGAGCAAAGACGGCGCTGTAGCGCTTGTTCGACGCAAGTGCGTCCGCGTTTGACTGACGCGCAACCTCGAGCGCCGCCCCCATCGTGACGCCCGCAATATCCGCGAGCTTCTTCACATCGGGGAAGACGTTCGGGATGACGAGATCATCCGCCCATTTATCCACGCGGATAAACTGCACAACCTTGTTGAGTTTGCCCTCCTGGTGCTGCTGCGTCTGTGCGTGCATATCGGTCGTGCCGACGGCGACAACCGGCGTGCGCCCGTAGCAGACCTCCTTGCCCTCCTTGTTGAACTGCTTTCCGAGGGATTCGGCAAGCAG
Encoded proteins:
- a CDS encoding secretin N-terminal domain-containing protein; this encodes MKRWMTAAALVWTLLLSVPAAAAPVTIDVTGGDVRAVLLAVARMANIPLIVDDGVAGAVTAHLTGEGEEVLRLVAAARGIHIERHGSVFLALSADARTENRRVHVYTVRYADPEELAHAANLSLTGEGKRAIVSKNNEERWNEGSDSDTQRRVLVDRATNTLLFYGTESEALSVREIISALDVAPRQVSLEARVIAISKQAAKELGVDWSWSALPQYPRVRRGDDGAWEVGGRNAGNEGTSAPGIIRFGRGPEGVPFEFYYSAAIRALITDGRAKMLARPNITTVQGHEALINIGAEVPVPRTTTSNTVTTTGIDYREAGIILRYTPRVTADGNIVARVHTEVSTPVFVEDLKAYRFQKRSADTTVRLKNGETMVIGGLIDSDESRSLSKIPFLGDIPILGAFFRSVRTSKTETELMIFLTAHVLDEE